DNA from Bradyrhizobium diazoefficiens USDA 110:
TGACGGTGGGAACGGCTGCGTGGCGTTCCGCCGCGAGAAGTTCATCGAATTCGGCGGCCCCTCCGGCGGCAATGGCGGCCGCGGCGGCAACGTCATCATCGAGGTCGCGGACGGGCTCAACACGCTGATCGACTACCGCTACCAGCAGCATTTCAAGGCCCAGAAGGGCGAGAATGGCGCAGGCTCGGACCGTCACGGCGCCAACGGCAAGAACATCGTGCTGAAGGTGCCGATGGGCACGCAGATCTTCGATGAAGACCGCGAGACGCTGATCCACGACTTCACCAATGTCGGCGAGAAATTCGTGCTCGCCGAGGGCGGCAATGGCGGCTTCGGCAACGCGCATTTCAAATCCTCGACCAACCGCGCGCCGCGCAACGCCAATCCCGGCCAGCCCGGCGAGGAGCGCTGGATCTGGCTGCGGCTGAAACTGATCGCGGATGCGGGCCTCGTCGGCCTGCCCAATGCCGGCAAGTCGACCTTCCTCTCCAAGGTCAGCGCGGCCAAGCCGAAGATCGCCGACTATCCCTTCACCACGCTGCATCCGCAGCTCGGCGTCGTGAATGCAGACGGCCGCGAATTCGTGCTGGCCGACATTCCCGGTCTGATCGAGGGCGCGCATGAAGGCGCGGGCCTCGGCGACCGCTTCCTCGGCCATGTCGAGCGCTGCCGCGTGCTGCTGCATCTCGTCGATGCGACCTGCGAGCACGCCGGCAAGGCCTACAAGACGGTGCGCACAGAGCTCGATGCCTATGGCGGGCTGCTCACCGACAAGATCGAGATCGTCGCGCTGAACAAGATCGACGCGGTCGAGCCGGACGAGCTCAAGAAGCAGAAGGACCGGCTGAAGCGCGCCGCCAAGAAGACGCCGCTGCTGCTCTCCGCCGCGACCGGAGAGGGCGTGAAGGAAGCGTTGCGCGCGCTTGTCGCAGTGATCGGCGAGGCCCCGGTGTCCGCCAAGGCGAAGAGCGCCGCCGAAGCCGAGCCCTGGTCGGCTTAAACTATCTCCCCTGGGTCGTCCCGGCGAAGGCCGGGACCCATAACCACCGAATGCGATTTGGCGAAGATTGGTCATTGCCATCTCGCGCCATAACATCTTCTGAGGAGTATGGGTCCCGGCCTTCGCCGGGACGACATTGGAGTGTAGGTTGCGGGCACCCGCATCACTGGCAGGTTGTCACCGGCGCTCTAATATCGCAGCATTAAACAAGCAAGAAACGGCAGGGATGACGCATGGCGCGCGCGAAGAACGTTCTCTGGATCATGTGCGACCAGCTTCGCTATGACTATCTCGGCTGCACCGGCCATCCCACGCTGAAGACGCCCAACATCGACGCCATGGCGAAGCGCGGCGTGCTCTTCAGCAAGGCCTACGTGCAGTCGCCGATCTGCGGGCCCTCGCGGATGTCGTTCTACACCGGCCGCTACATGCGCTCGCACGGCTCGCACTGGAACGGCTGGCCGCTGCGCGTCGGCGAGCCCACGCTCGGCGATCACCTCAAGAAGATCGGCGTGCGCAATGTGCTGGTCGGCAAGACCCACATGGCGCCCGACCTCGAAGGCATGAAGGCGCTCGGCATCCCGCCGGAGTCGATGATCGGCGTGCATGTCGCCGAATGCGGTTTCGAGCCTTATGAGCGCGACGACGGCCTGC
Protein-coding regions in this window:
- the obgE gene encoding GTPase ObgE, whose protein sequence is MKFLDEAKVYIRSGDGGNGCVAFRREKFIEFGGPSGGNGGRGGNVIIEVADGLNTLIDYRYQQHFKAQKGENGAGSDRHGANGKNIVLKVPMGTQIFDEDRETLIHDFTNVGEKFVLAEGGNGGFGNAHFKSSTNRAPRNANPGQPGEERWIWLRLKLIADAGLVGLPNAGKSTFLSKVSAAKPKIADYPFTTLHPQLGVVNADGREFVLADIPGLIEGAHEGAGLGDRFLGHVERCRVLLHLVDATCEHAGKAYKTVRTELDAYGGLLTDKIEIVALNKIDAVEPDELKKQKDRLKRAAKKTPLLLSAATGEGVKEALRALVAVIGEAPVSAKAKSAAEAEPWSA